From the genome of Sporocytophaga myxococcoides DSM 11118:
TTATTTACCTACAGTACTTGAAGCGGTTAATATTCCTCAATCACAAAAGACAGAAGGACGTTCTCTTGTCCCTTTGCTTAAAGGGACAAGTCAACTAGGCAGAGATAAAGTCTATACCCAGATTGATTATAAGAATGGAGGAGGTCCAACTCCTATGCGAGCAATTCAGACAAAGCAGTATAGCTACATATTTAATGCATGGGCTGATGGAGAGCGTGTTTATGCTAATAACAATGAAGGATTGACTATGAAGGCTATGGAAGCAGCTGCAGGAACTAATGCTGCGGCCGCTGAAAGAGTTAATACATTTCGAATACGTGTACCTGAGGAATTTTATGACCTTGAAAAGGATCCTAATTGTTTAAAAAATCTTGTTAATGATCCCAAAGTTCAGAAAGATCTTGAAGTATATAGAAAAGATCTTGAGGGATGGATGACAAAAACAAATGACCCCTTAATAAGCGTGTACCTGAAGAGATCCTCTAAAGATAAGATGGTAGCTGAGTTTTATAAAGTATACCCGGAAGCTCAGGCTTTTGATGTTTCCAAGCCCAACTACAGTGGTAAAAAGGGAAAAGGAAAAGTTAAAGAAGATGAATAGCATTTCACAGATAATTCTAACTCTACTTTATTATAAGTACAAAGTCATGAATCTGAGAGGGAGAGTTTTAATAATGGTGTAACTCTCTGTGTATCTCTGTGGCTTCTCCGTGTTTCTTTGTGTAATTAATAATCGTGTCCTTGAATAAACTTTCAGTTAAACAAATTTAGGTGTATTGTAACCAACTATATTGTTTTTTACTTGGAAACTTAAAGTCTACTAATTTACTTTGTCTATAGAACTACTAGAGTATATAATGTTGTAAACTAATTATCTGTTTTCTAGCGTGTTGTAGTTTGTGGTAATTTATCCGAAAAGCAACATTCCTTTTATGAATCACCAAATATTATTATAATGAATACATACAGAACCATACTTCCCTTTTTACTCCTCCTTCTATTTTCTGCTTGCCAGAATGGTAATACACAAAAGAAAGATGTTCAGATCGAGCAACAAAAATCCTCTCAGATAAAGGCTGAATCAAAAATGGTTTGGATACCTGGAGGTAAGTTTAATATGGGCTCTGATAACCCTGATTTTCCTGATGCTCAGCCTTTGCATGAAGTAACAGTAGATGGATTTTACATGGACGAACATGAAGTTACAAATGCTGAGTTTGCAAAGTTTGTCGAAGCCACACATTATGTAACTGTTGCTGAACAACCTTTAAATCCCAAAGATTATCCTGGTGTTCCTTCTGATCAGCTGGTTCCAGGATCAGCAGTATTTACGCCTCCAAACGGACAAGTACACCTGGATGATGCATTGCAGTGGTGGACATATGTTCACGGTGCAACCTGGAATCATCCTTTCGGTCCATCATCTTCTATTAAAGGAAAGGAAAATGAACCTGTTGTTCATGTTTGCTATGAAGATGCTGTAGCATATGCAAAATGGGCAGGAAAGAGACTACCAACTGAAGCAGAGTGGGAATTCGCAGCACAAGGAGGAAAAGGTAATAATAAATTTTATTGGGGTAATGAATTAAAACCAAATGGAAAATGGAAAGCCAATATTTATCAAGGAAGCTTTCCTGATAACAATACCCTTGAAGATGGCTATGCCGGTGTCGCACCAGTGAAGACTTTTCCTGCAAATCCATATGGTTTATATGACATGGAGGGAAATGTTTGGGAGTGGTGCAGTGATTACTATCGCCCTGATTATTTTGGAAAGAGTCCTAAAGTAAATCCTAAAGGACCTGAGGATAGCTTTGATCCTGATGAACCAACAGCAGTTAAACGTGTTCAAAAAGGAGGTTCATTTCTATGCAGTGATCAGTATTGCATAAGATATAAAAGCGGTAGCAGAGGCAAAGGAGAGATTACAAGTGCTTCTAATAATCTTGGCTTCAGATGCGTGAAAGATAAGACTGCAGCAGATAAAAATTAATCAATTAGTTTGTTAAATATGAGTAGAGTTAATATAGGCTTAATTTTTACAATTTTAAGTTTATTATCAAATGCCCTATTTGCAGGGCCTGGAAAAAAGGAAAAGCAAAATCAACCAAACATATTATTCATTTTATCAGATGACCATAGCGTACCTTTCCTGGGATGCTATGGTTATCCAATAAAAACTCCTAACCTGGATAAACTTGCCAAAGAAGGTATACTATATAAAAGGGCTAATACAACAGCACCTCAATGTGTACTTTCAAGAGCAGCGATCATGACTGGAAGATCCACACTCGATATTCGTATGACGCGCTTTACTGCACCATTATCTGCAGATTTTGTTTCATATCCTGAATTATTAAGAAAGGGTGGTTATTACACAGGTATATCCGGAAGAAACTTTCATTTAAATGGAGCAAGAAATACAGCAGTATCAGATGAAGTGTTTGATAAATATAACCTGGAGACTTTTAAGAATCGTGTTGATTATTTAAAGACTACGGGAAATATTGATAGTATTTATTATCAGTATAATGACTTTCTTAATAAAGTTCCTAAAGGAAAGCCATTTTTTCTTCAGCTGGGCTATACAGATCCTCACAGAATTTTTAATGCTAAAGAGTTCGAACCAGATCCCGATACTATTAAAGTGCCTGAAGGATGGCCTGATACCAAGCTGTTAAGGAAAGACTTCGCCGGATACCTTGGAGAAATTCAGCGTCTTGATCACGAAGTAGGAAAAGTTTTTGAAGAACTAAAAAGGAGAGGACTGGATAAGAAGACATTGGTTGTATTTATGGGGGACAACGGTGGAGCACTTGTCAGGGGGAAAGGTACATTGTACAATACAGGTTTAAATATTCCTTTGATCATGCGTCATCCTGACCTTATTAAACCAGGACAGGTAAGCAATATCTTAGTGTCAGGTGAAGATATTGCTCCGACTATCTTACAAGTTGCAGGCATTGCAGCACCAAAAGAATTTACTGGAGTGAGTGTTGCTCCTTCATTCCAAGGCAAGCCTTTCCAGGCACATGAATACATTTATGCTGTTAGAGGTGCTCATGGTTCAGGCCTTCCGACTAATACTGCCCACTTCGACCTTGGCAGGACAATCATTTCTGATAGATATAAATTGATCTACAATGCATTATGGCAATTGCCTTATTATCCTGTAGATTTCTCCGGTCAGCCTTTCTGGCTTGAGCTTCAGCAACTTCATAATGAAGGGAAGCTGGAAGAAAAATGGGATAAACTTTTATTCTCAGAGAGGAGATCAATGTTTGAGCTTTTTGATGAGCAGGCTGATCCGAATGAGTTCAACAATCTGGCAGGAAAGCCTGAGTATAAAGAAATCGAAGAAAAACTTAAAGGCAAACTTCAGGAGTGGATGATCCTTAATGAAGATTATCTTCCTCTGCCAGTAGCACCGAGACCTAAATAAGTTGTAAGTTATAAGTAGTAAGTTTTAAGTTAAAAGGAGAGCATAAAACTAATTCGTAGAGACGCCATGTGGCGTCTCCCTGTCCATCAAGCAGGTATTTAATGTATATGATGTTTCCAAGCCTAGAAGGGTATTTTATGTTAGCATAGGTAGCCT
Proteins encoded in this window:
- a CDS encoding formylglycine-generating enzyme family protein is translated as MNTYRTILPFLLLLLFSACQNGNTQKKDVQIEQQKSSQIKAESKMVWIPGGKFNMGSDNPDFPDAQPLHEVTVDGFYMDEHEVTNAEFAKFVEATHYVTVAEQPLNPKDYPGVPSDQLVPGSAVFTPPNGQVHLDDALQWWTYVHGATWNHPFGPSSSIKGKENEPVVHVCYEDAVAYAKWAGKRLPTEAEWEFAAQGGKGNNKFYWGNELKPNGKWKANIYQGSFPDNNTLEDGYAGVAPVKTFPANPYGLYDMEGNVWEWCSDYYRPDYFGKSPKVNPKGPEDSFDPDEPTAVKRVQKGGSFLCSDQYCIRYKSGSRGKGEITSASNNLGFRCVKDKTAADKN
- a CDS encoding sulfatase family protein, with protein sequence MSRVNIGLIFTILSLLSNALFAGPGKKEKQNQPNILFILSDDHSVPFLGCYGYPIKTPNLDKLAKEGILYKRANTTAPQCVLSRAAIMTGRSTLDIRMTRFTAPLSADFVSYPELLRKGGYYTGISGRNFHLNGARNTAVSDEVFDKYNLETFKNRVDYLKTTGNIDSIYYQYNDFLNKVPKGKPFFLQLGYTDPHRIFNAKEFEPDPDTIKVPEGWPDTKLLRKDFAGYLGEIQRLDHEVGKVFEELKRRGLDKKTLVVFMGDNGGALVRGKGTLYNTGLNIPLIMRHPDLIKPGQVSNILVSGEDIAPTILQVAGIAAPKEFTGVSVAPSFQGKPFQAHEYIYAVRGAHGSGLPTNTAHFDLGRTIISDRYKLIYNALWQLPYYPVDFSGQPFWLELQQLHNEGKLEEKWDKLLFSERRSMFELFDEQADPNEFNNLAGKPEYKEIEEKLKGKLQEWMILNEDYLPLPVAPRPK